From a region of the Chondrinema litorale genome:
- a CDS encoding FG-GAP-like repeat-containing protein, which yields MKKTAFIFYILWLSIAFFKLQAQIFNPIDFLQFPKLSNPEMVWADLSNNGFQDAIICGVDSTGMQSIFILSNAKDSIEIVPSLLPALVNPKFSLADINHDAFLDVFISGTDSTGTYRTEVWENQGELNFTPSSISITGWQSATSMWVDLDWNGDYDLVMSGVDETGNNQFKIYKNTSGSFEELEPEIPALANTSFEQLDANRNGYRDLLITGTDSSNNYKTYLLLNNQNFEFQTEEIETDFGGSEINVGDINHDGFSDIILSGKTATRITETRIYLNTNSGSYELYETLNNWQAHELLIADLDKDGLADIFFAGIDENDEHKTAIYQYDSVSITPAYILLDTLLPSASKAALSDVDLDGDLDVFLFSENADSTGIYINDFKGKNYAPATPYNPFAIAIHGKTLFSWLANYDDLTAREVLTYELFAGTREYGVDYVSPYFHTEGGVRKMTAHGNIGQNNFFTLNKLISGRVFWGVQPVDNSLANNASNNSICTGNVLYDCVDIELKDTLLCFGNSLQLVDPIEDKEAIWFSVNQGYLGTFDTLNISLAADDTIFYVVPNDLDCALATSWSIKILEQRENISLGNDTTVCEGEVLTYQVPEGEWTEISWLSESQGELSTENEITFEVFENDQLILITKDSAGCVFSDSVLIKLFETTAYASEDTTITEGESVKLAALNALSYLWSPNYAIDDVNSSTPTISPLNTTEYIVTMLDSTGCTVIDTVLVTVEGSIATAQVFIPNLFTPNNDGNNDAFRLYGLENVNSISFQIYDAQGNQVFGSDNIGTLQHTGWDGSKSGRTLKNGTYFWRLNGEYQNGEPILFEGKQEGFITLLR from the coding sequence ATGAAAAAAACAGCATTTATTTTTTATATCTTATGGCTAAGCATTGCCTTTTTTAAACTCCAAGCACAGATTTTTAACCCAATAGATTTTTTACAATTTCCGAAGCTTAGTAATCCAGAAATGGTTTGGGCAGACTTAAGCAACAATGGTTTTCAAGATGCGATTATCTGTGGTGTAGATTCTACTGGTATGCAAAGCATTTTTATATTAAGCAATGCCAAAGATTCGATCGAAATTGTTCCTTCACTCCTGCCCGCTTTGGTTAATCCAAAGTTCAGTTTGGCTGATATAAATCACGATGCTTTTCTCGATGTTTTTATCTCAGGAACAGATTCTACAGGAACTTACAGAACAGAGGTTTGGGAAAACCAAGGAGAGTTAAATTTTACACCTTCTTCAATTAGCATCACTGGTTGGCAATCTGCAACGAGTATGTGGGTAGATTTAGATTGGAATGGTGATTATGATTTAGTGATGAGTGGAGTTGATGAAACGGGCAATAATCAATTCAAAATTTATAAAAATACCTCAGGTAGTTTTGAGGAATTAGAACCAGAAATTCCGGCTCTAGCAAACACGAGTTTTGAGCAGTTAGATGCAAACAGAAACGGTTATAGAGATTTGCTGATTACCGGAACTGATAGTTCAAATAATTATAAAACCTATCTGCTTTTAAATAATCAAAACTTCGAGTTTCAAACAGAAGAAATTGAAACTGATTTTGGAGGAAGTGAAATCAATGTGGGAGACATCAATCACGATGGTTTTTCAGACATTATTCTTTCAGGTAAAACCGCAACCAGAATCACAGAAACCAGAATTTACCTCAATACAAATTCAGGCAGTTATGAGCTTTATGAAACTTTAAATAACTGGCAAGCTCATGAGCTACTCATAGCAGATCTAGATAAAGATGGTTTGGCGGATATCTTTTTTGCAGGCATAGATGAAAACGATGAACACAAAACTGCCATCTATCAATACGATTCAGTAAGCATTACTCCTGCCTACATTTTGCTTGATACGCTTTTGCCTTCAGCTTCTAAAGCTGCTTTAAGTGATGTTGACCTTGATGGTGATTTAGATGTTTTTTTGTTCTCAGAAAATGCAGATAGTACCGGAATTTATATCAATGATTTCAAAGGGAAAAACTATGCACCTGCGACACCATACAATCCGTTTGCGATTGCAATTCACGGTAAAACACTATTTTCTTGGTTAGCAAATTACGATGATCTTACTGCAAGAGAAGTTTTAACTTATGAGCTTTTTGCAGGCACTAGAGAGTATGGAGTCGATTATGTTTCGCCATATTTCCATACAGAAGGTGGAGTTAGAAAAATGACTGCTCATGGCAACATTGGTCAAAACAATTTCTTTACGCTTAATAAGCTGATTAGTGGTCGGGTATTTTGGGGTGTGCAACCAGTAGATAATTCATTGGCAAATAATGCATCTAACAATTCCATTTGTACTGGCAATGTCTTGTACGATTGTGTAGATATTGAATTGAAAGATACGCTGCTTTGCTTTGGTAATTCACTGCAACTTGTCGATCCGATTGAAGATAAAGAAGCCATTTGGTTTTCTGTGAATCAGGGTTACCTCGGCACCTTCGATACACTCAACATTTCTCTTGCTGCTGATGATACGATTTTCTATGTAGTTCCTAATGATTTAGACTGTGCTTTAGCAACTTCTTGGAGTATCAAAATTTTAGAACAGAGAGAGAATATATCTTTAGGAAACGATACAACAGTTTGCGAAGGTGAAGTGCTCACTTATCAAGTCCCAGAAGGTGAATGGACTGAGATTAGCTGGCTTTCTGAATCACAAGGTGAACTTAGTACTGAGAACGAAATCACTTTTGAAGTTTTTGAAAACGATCAATTGATTTTAATTACAAAAGATAGTGCAGGTTGTGTGTTTTCAGACTCTGTTTTAATCAAATTGTTTGAAACCACAGCCTATGCATCTGAAGATACGACAATTACTGAGGGAGAAAGTGTGAAATTAGCCGCTTTAAACGCTTTAAGCTATTTATGGAGCCCAAATTACGCAATTGATGATGTAAATTCCTCTACACCCACGATTTCGCCTTTAAATACAACTGAGTACATTGTGACAATGCTCGATTCTACAGGATGCACAGTGATTGATACAGTTTTGGTTACGGTAGAAGGTTCAATTGCCACTGCACAAGTATTTATACCCAACTTGTTTACACCCAACAACGATGGCAACAATGACGCTTTCAGACTGTATGGTTTAGAAAATGTAAATAGCATTTCTTTTCAGATTTATGATGCACAAGGTAATCAGGTTTTTGGTTCTGATAATATTGGCACTTTGCAGCATACAGGCTGGGATGGTAGTAAGTCTGGTAGAACTCTAAAAAATGGAACATACTTCTGGCGATTGAACGGGGAATATCAAAATGGTGAGCCGATACTTTTTGAAGGAAAACAAGAAGGTTTTATTACCCTACTCCGATAA
- a CDS encoding PorP/SprF family type IX secretion system membrane protein encodes MLSFLKTPDMFLSKTGLLILILLMITCIDLQAQYQNFSQYNFSPDRINPGRFIKKDEAALRAVYRTVNTNLNMNLNTMYASGSYPLGIVSSESGWGAVTFSVFDDATTQSGLFKTTELNLGYTHVLQIGKYQTLSFGISTRYTDKGIDLNNYTTGSQYLQGDGFDPSIDLGENVDDFQSRYYSIAAGIYLKGIDLIDKAYFMGISLYDVNQPNESVLAGESSIPFTLQFEAGYHIYDELHYAIIPSLLYTRSGGTDLLNLGSAFQYRPNDVKTLELQTRYKVAKAVVLGLQYHTPQFSVGFSYDLPTSARSDIFSNAFEIGVEIRKSILPNRSLKSKEDEEDNKKNRKKKRKKNKKSKKKKTQEKLNKKKSKQVPAIRENTSETNITEEEISETDFVEDEENIPNNREEQLQDTNALVVPSVNIRDTDSSKTKIENEVNIQVGEIEDETPNLIQKTGEVYFDFNTTSLNNDAKQILDSWITELAANDFLKLIIIGHTDNVGSKDINQQISIQRANSIKSYLEDAGISNSKISVKGNGMAKPAYENTNETGRAKNRRVELILIKVE; translated from the coding sequence ATGCTTTCATTTTTAAAAACTCCTGATATGTTTCTGTCAAAAACTGGTTTACTTATTTTAATTCTGTTGATGATTACCTGTATTGATTTACAAGCACAATATCAGAATTTTTCACAGTACAATTTTTCACCAGACAGAATTAATCCTGGCAGATTCATAAAGAAAGATGAAGCAGCTTTGCGAGCAGTTTACAGAACTGTAAATACCAATTTGAATATGAATCTTAACACCATGTATGCTTCAGGTTCTTACCCATTAGGAATCGTCAGTTCTGAGTCAGGTTGGGGCGCAGTCACTTTCTCTGTTTTTGATGATGCAACTACACAATCGGGATTGTTCAAAACTACCGAATTAAATCTGGGCTATACGCATGTTTTGCAAATTGGTAAGTATCAGACTTTGAGTTTTGGTATTTCCACCAGATATACAGACAAGGGAATCGATCTCAATAATTACACTACTGGCTCGCAATATTTGCAAGGTGATGGCTTCGATCCGTCTATCGATTTAGGTGAAAATGTAGATGATTTCCAGTCGAGATATTACAGCATTGCCGCGGGGATTTACCTCAAAGGAATTGATCTAATTGACAAAGCCTACTTTATGGGTATTTCTCTGTATGATGTGAATCAACCTAACGAATCTGTTTTAGCAGGTGAAAGCAGTATTCCTTTTACTTTACAGTTTGAAGCAGGTTATCACATCTACGACGAATTGCATTACGCCATCATTCCATCGCTTTTGTATACCAGAAGTGGAGGTACAGATTTGCTTAATCTTGGTTCTGCGTTTCAGTATAGACCCAATGATGTTAAAACCTTAGAATTGCAAACCAGATATAAAGTGGCCAAGGCTGTGGTGTTGGGTTTGCAGTATCATACTCCTCAATTTTCTGTTGGCTTTAGTTACGATTTACCTACTAGTGCTAGAAGTGATATTTTCAGTAATGCTTTTGAAATTGGTGTAGAAATTAGGAAAAGTATTCTTCCGAACCGAAGTCTAAAAAGTAAAGAGGATGAGGAAGATAATAAGAAAAACAGAAAGAAAAAGCGGAAAAAGAACAAGAAATCTAAAAAGAAAAAAACTCAGGAAAAGCTAAATAAAAAGAAAAGCAAACAAGTACCTGCTATTAGAGAAAATACATCTGAAACAAACATCACTGAAGAAGAAATTTCAGAAACAGATTTTGTGGAAGATGAAGAAAATATTCCAAATAATCGAGAAGAGCAACTACAAGATACTAATGCTTTAGTAGTACCAAGTGTCAATATTAGGGATACAGATTCTTCAAAAACAAAGATTGAAAATGAAGTAAACATTCAGGTAGGAGAGATTGAAGACGAAACGCCAAATTTAATTCAAAAAACTGGAGAGGTTTATTTCGATTTTAACACAACTTCTCTGAATAATGATGCTAAACAAATTCTCGATAGCTGGATTACTGAATTGGCAGCAAACGACTTTCTAAAATTGATCATTATCGGCCATACAGACAATGTGGGTTCTAAAGATATCAATCAACAGATTTCTATACAAAGAGCCAATTCGATTAAATCTTATTTAGAAGATGCTGGTATTAGTAATAGCAAAATTTCTGTAAAAGGAAATGGAATGGCTAAGCCTGCATATGAGAATACAAATGAAACTGGAAGAGCAAAAAACCGAAGAGTCGAATTAATTTTAATTAAAGTAGAGTAG
- a CDS encoding YybH family protein: MKSLLLTFCVLLSYCTWAQDDDSNMYKADEKAIIETLNKETAAYENRNFDEWSKYWIHQPYSALTYTFTRGWEDVEKMMKMAMDNDPDAMTNLEVKKDFNIKISGDLAYATFRIDHVSEDGEVTSTSRSYRVLEKEDGMWKMVLVDGYNQSMEKHISMKASELLDKVINYYDPENAWASFTGSMNSTWLRADGSSVTERFDIRNPDDFYQCTRFENGNIAIKGMEDGNYFASLNGMEDISEDNMNKYELTEDATNMFYAHHRQHFALPMELKMSGAKLNENIEISNINGANYFVITFVGEKDKVNNKYYEGETKLAVRPNDFSLMGTHFKGMNNGEEIMFYSNFEGEINLNNLIVPRHKEVYKYNPETEKYEFMGSDNFSEIILPK, encoded by the coding sequence ATGAAATCACTACTTCTAACTTTTTGTGTTTTGCTTAGCTATTGTACTTGGGCTCAAGATGATGATTCGAACATGTACAAAGCAGATGAAAAAGCGATAATAGAAACTTTAAATAAAGAGACAGCTGCTTACGAAAATAGAAATTTTGACGAATGGTCAAAATACTGGATTCATCAACCATATTCTGCACTTACTTACACTTTTACCAGAGGGTGGGAAGATGTAGAAAAAATGATGAAAATGGCAATGGATAACGATCCGGATGCAATGACAAATTTAGAAGTAAAGAAAGATTTTAACATCAAGATTTCTGGTGATTTGGCTTACGCTACATTTAGAATTGATCATGTAAGTGAAGATGGAGAAGTAACTAGCACATCAAGAAGTTACAGAGTGTTGGAAAAAGAAGATGGTATGTGGAAAATGGTATTGGTTGATGGCTACAATCAATCTATGGAGAAACACATTAGCATGAAAGCTTCTGAATTATTAGATAAAGTGATTAACTACTATGATCCTGAAAATGCTTGGGCAAGTTTTACTGGAAGTATGAACTCGACTTGGCTAAGAGCAGATGGATCATCTGTAACAGAGCGATTTGATATTAGAAACCCTGATGATTTCTATCAATGTACAAGATTTGAAAATGGCAATATTGCTATTAAAGGGATGGAAGATGGAAATTACTTTGCATCACTCAATGGCATGGAAGACATCTCTGAAGATAATATGAATAAGTATGAGCTTACTGAAGATGCAACAAACATGTTTTATGCACACCATCGCCAACATTTCGCGCTTCCAATGGAGTTGAAAATGTCAGGAGCCAAGTTGAATGAAAATATAGAAATCAGTAATATTAATGGAGCTAATTATTTTGTAATCACTTTCGTAGGTGAGAAAGATAAAGTGAATAATAAATATTACGAAGGTGAAACCAAACTAGCTGTAAGACCAAATGATTTTTCATTAATGGGCACGCATTTTAAAGGAATGAATAATGGGGAGGAAATAATGTTTTATAGCAACTTTGAAGGTGAAATTAATTTAAATAATTTAATAGTTCCTAGACATAAAGAAGTTTACAAATACAATCCAGAAACTGAAAAATATGAGTTTATGGGTTCAGATAATTTTTCAGAAATTATACTACCAAAATAG
- a CDS encoding cation diffusion facilitator family transporter: MGHHHSHQHNHSHEKGLSTAFWLNAIFSVIEVVGGIFTNSTAIIADAFHDFVDALAIGLAVVLEKISKKKGNEKFSYGYKRFSLLSAIGMSVFLLGGAVIMLVNAFQALMNPEVVNSKGMLLLAVLGIAINGIAFIKIKNSGGEDHAHHHHAHGHNHEHNHNSKAIMLHLLEDVLGWAAVLIGGVIIYFTHWYWIDPVLAIGIAGFIGYNATKNLISSGRVLLQSVPESIDMKKLSNDLLQINGVRSIHNLHVWTLDGNDHVCTLHLVTEDDQLVLHQYVQTEVEGVMANYHIQHPTIQMESCESKCQYMNK, encoded by the coding sequence ATGGGACATCATCATTCACACCAGCATAATCATTCGCATGAAAAAGGACTATCAACCGCCTTTTGGCTCAATGCAATATTTTCTGTAATTGAAGTAGTGGGTGGAATTTTCACTAACTCCACAGCAATTATCGCAGATGCTTTTCATGATTTTGTTGATGCATTAGCCATAGGTTTGGCAGTTGTGCTGGAAAAAATTTCGAAGAAAAAGGGGAATGAAAAATTCTCTTATGGATATAAAAGATTCTCGCTACTCTCAGCAATAGGTATGTCTGTGTTTCTATTAGGTGGTGCTGTAATTATGCTAGTGAATGCTTTTCAAGCACTTATGAATCCAGAAGTTGTAAACAGTAAGGGTATGCTTTTGTTAGCTGTTTTGGGTATTGCTATTAACGGAATTGCCTTTATCAAAATTAAAAACTCTGGAGGAGAAGATCATGCTCATCACCATCATGCACATGGTCACAATCATGAGCATAACCATAATAGCAAAGCCATTATGTTGCACTTGCTTGAAGATGTATTGGGTTGGGCGGCTGTACTAATTGGTGGAGTTATTATCTATTTCACTCATTGGTACTGGATTGATCCTGTTTTGGCAATTGGCATTGCTGGCTTTATTGGATACAATGCTACCAAAAACCTAATTTCTAGTGGAAGAGTCTTGCTTCAGTCTGTACCTGAAAGTATAGACATGAAAAAACTGAGCAATGATTTACTTCAGATAAATGGAGTGAGAAGTATACATAATCTTCATGTTTGGACTTTGGATGGTAACGACCATGTTTGTACCCTCCACTTGGTTACAGAAGATGATCAATTAGTATTACATCAATATGTGCAAACTGAAGTTGAAGGTGTAATGGCAAATTACCACATTCAACACCCTACCATACAGATGGAAAGTTGCGAATCAAAATGTCAATATATGAATAAATAA
- a CDS encoding AraC family transcriptional regulator, whose protein sequence is MHKKESIPVNHLHHNVTHGIAVNRMDSETSTFGKEADQSHRHDYHLFMIIEKGCVQVELDFEKQVIDKTAIVYVYPGQVHRILSAKQASIMLVSLKEEMIDKTYLELIEEIMHHSKPIVPNEQDAKVLLDTSSLCLEIHKRKSEKMKALLLGSYCNALLGFIISQFQENNKLITNNSRPEIITNDFKKLLGQSFIQMKQPSEYATALNLSLPYLNECVRNITGFSVSYHIHNRIILEAKRLLFHSNKTVKEIAEALGYQDYAYFSRFFKNKTGMSALQFKSIYLD, encoded by the coding sequence ATGCATAAAAAAGAGTCCATTCCGGTAAATCATCTACATCACAATGTAACTCATGGAATTGCGGTGAATAGAATGGATTCTGAAACATCTACTTTTGGCAAAGAAGCTGATCAATCTCATCGGCACGATTATCATCTTTTTATGATTATTGAAAAAGGCTGCGTACAAGTCGAGCTAGATTTTGAAAAGCAAGTGATAGATAAAACTGCTATCGTCTATGTATATCCCGGGCAGGTGCACAGAATTTTATCAGCTAAGCAGGCATCTATTATGTTGGTTTCGCTTAAAGAAGAGATGATAGACAAAACCTATCTGGAATTGATAGAAGAAATTATGCATCACTCCAAACCTATCGTTCCGAATGAACAAGATGCAAAAGTTCTATTAGATACAAGCTCACTTTGTTTAGAAATTCACAAACGAAAAAGTGAAAAAATGAAAGCATTACTTTTAGGTAGTTACTGTAATGCTTTGTTGGGTTTTATTATTTCTCAATTTCAAGAAAATAACAAACTAATTACGAATAATTCGCGACCTGAAATTATCACCAATGATTTTAAAAAATTATTAGGTCAGTCTTTTATCCAAATGAAACAACCTTCTGAGTATGCCACTGCTTTAAACCTTTCCCTCCCCTACCTCAATGAATGCGTGAGAAACATAACGGGCTTTTCTGTAAGTTACCATATTCATAATCGAATCATTCTGGAAGCAAAACGATTATTATTCCATTCAAACAAAACAGTAAAAGAAATTGCAGAAGCACTTGGTTATCAAGATTATGCTTACTTTTCTAGGTTCTTCAAAAACAAAACAGGCATGTCTGCACTGCAATTTAAAAGCATTTACCTCGATTAG
- a CDS encoding PepSY-associated TM helix domain-containing protein yields the protein MESEIKKKNWASHQRNWYGKWHVWLGLIAGSIIFIVSITGTILVYRDEIDMALNPEIFEIDKGKEHLSFQKIVSQLKTDHPGWEPIFIFKSESGPNYPYRLILGDDKEKQIYVNPFNGEVTGARIHDSHFIGLVTEIHRTLLIPVVGRYIVGISALILVILTISGLRLWIPKQWKHLKSRHTIKRKASLKRQNYDLHQVLGFYFAPMVTLIALTGVVITFLNILAPIMFLLSFEPPKSLEQIMSSKSVYEEGYKTIPIDSVVAIAETAIPDCEVVGLGLPMKKDTAKVFTAYTESPYVTETGNNNFMYIDQYSGKINFNTNSDLPNTGKMYLNWVTPVHYGTFGGNVTRVLAFIATLIPPILFITGIVIWLPRWKGKKKRKANSDYSKGNVQRRMNAIPKPVISNRKKENVES from the coding sequence ATGGAATCTGAAATCAAAAAGAAAAACTGGGCAAGTCATCAAAGAAATTGGTATGGGAAGTGGCATGTTTGGCTTGGGTTAATTGCAGGTTCTATCATCTTTATTGTAAGCATTACGGGTACCATTCTGGTTTACCGTGATGAAATCGACATGGCATTAAATCCAGAGATTTTCGAAATTGATAAAGGCAAAGAGCATTTAAGTTTTCAAAAAATAGTAAGTCAATTAAAAACGGATCATCCAGGTTGGGAGCCGATATTCATTTTTAAATCAGAGAGTGGACCTAATTATCCTTATCGGCTAATTCTCGGAGATGATAAAGAGAAACAGATTTATGTTAATCCTTTTAATGGAGAAGTAACCGGAGCAAGAATTCATGATTCCCATTTTATAGGTTTGGTAACCGAAATCCATCGAACATTGCTCATTCCAGTAGTTGGGAGATATATAGTAGGTATCAGTGCTTTGATTCTGGTGATTCTAACCATTAGTGGATTAAGGTTGTGGATTCCAAAACAATGGAAGCATCTTAAATCTCGACATACTATAAAAAGAAAGGCTAGTCTTAAAAGGCAGAATTACGATTTACATCAAGTGTTGGGTTTCTATTTTGCTCCGATGGTGACGCTAATTGCACTTACAGGAGTTGTAATTACCTTTCTCAATATATTGGCACCCATCATGTTTTTGTTAAGCTTTGAACCACCCAAATCGTTGGAGCAGATTATGAGTAGCAAATCTGTTTACGAAGAAGGTTACAAAACTATTCCAATTGATTCTGTAGTTGCTATTGCAGAAACAGCCATTCCTGATTGTGAAGTTGTAGGTTTGGGTTTACCAATGAAGAAGGACACAGCAAAAGTCTTTACAGCATATACAGAAAGTCCATATGTTACAGAAACAGGTAACAATAATTTTATGTACATAGATCAGTATAGCGGTAAAATCAACTTTAATACGAATTCAGATTTGCCAAATACTGGCAAGATGTATTTGAATTGGGTTACACCTGTGCATTATGGAACTTTTGGAGGTAATGTAACCAGAGTTTTGGCTTTTATCGCTACACTTATTCCACCAATATTATTTATTACAGGCATTGTTATTTGGTTGCCAAGATGGAAAGGGAAGAAGAAACGGAAGGCCAATAGTGATTATTCAAAAGGGAATGTTCAAAGAAGAATGAATGCCATTCCAAAACCTGTTATTTCAAACCGAAAAAAGGAAAACGTAGAAAGTTAA
- a CDS encoding TonB-dependent receptor has product MKLNQQTYHYKQLKYSFTKNTKIFYSINFTIVLIFFFVTQSFGQFTLSGKINTIDKNILTDATISIPKLGKNTITNELGIFSIEGLPNQQIELLIRHVGYQTIQKTVFIRKDTYIEFTLYPKNYILEEITIADSIGSNYRVSDAQVGPLGKISVKDIPYSFNVTSSDLIENRGSHTMADALKTNPAVAVLMSSNTYSSMSRMMIRGFNAADQSELRDGLTDRSFSYVPIENVERIEVMNGLSGFLYGFSAIGGTVNYVSKKPTMFPLASLSIGQYGGGVNYIHADLGGRADKSGKMGFRFNAYKEGGSTYIEGSEQSRTFMSGVLDYEIFPGTKLTADIYHHSLDMDGLQTYFALPSSIESVPAAFDPTKQYGQSWSFNQAQKTLIGISINSDINENLSIRAAHRFGDMWRSNAYVSASLLDIAGNYEETYNTSPTQLETTHSSYLLADLSFHTFGIQHQITLGYTGTSFYYERGVNVSDSLGISNVAEPTEYDVPSYPAGLTTYLEQHMDNFLIGNRMTFTKSWSLLIGLNYASISQDAGGINTGISTSNFNQHQVTPSIALTFKPLKETSIYLSYMQGLSTGGTAPTTAANALDILSPAVSDQYELGVKSTFSKIDITAALFDINKVNEYVDPTDNVYKQDGREVHKGFELTVNGKLIEGLNIVGGFTLMDAKMTRTANNPEIEGKTPINVPEEQVRLYLEYALPFVDQIVISTGANYFGKRPIDNLNELYLPSITTNDFGLRYHQKILKHNASFIFNLSNFLNKHYWINYRSGDGLQLGTPRVWSLSIKYNL; this is encoded by the coding sequence ATGAAACTAAATCAACAAACTTATCACTACAAACAACTTAAATATTCTTTTACAAAGAATACTAAGATATTTTACAGTATCAATTTTACTATCGTTCTTATTTTCTTTTTTGTTACGCAGTCTTTTGGCCAATTCACACTTTCAGGAAAAATCAACACTATAGATAAAAATATACTTACTGATGCTACCATAAGTATTCCTAAATTAGGAAAAAATACAATTACCAATGAGTTAGGTATTTTTTCAATTGAAGGACTACCAAATCAACAAATCGAATTGCTTATTAGGCATGTAGGTTACCAGACTATTCAGAAAACAGTTTTTATTAGAAAAGATACTTATATAGAGTTTACACTTTATCCCAAAAATTATATTTTAGAAGAAATCACAATTGCAGATAGTATCGGAAGCAATTACAGAGTTTCAGATGCACAAGTAGGTCCATTAGGTAAGATATCAGTTAAGGATATTCCATATTCTTTTAATGTGACATCCAGTGATTTAATTGAAAATAGAGGATCACATACTATGGCTGATGCTTTAAAAACAAATCCTGCAGTTGCGGTATTAATGTCTTCTAATACTTATTCTTCTATGTCACGCATGATGATTCGTGGTTTTAATGCTGCTGATCAAAGCGAATTGCGTGATGGACTTACAGATAGAAGCTTTTCCTATGTCCCTATAGAAAATGTAGAAAGAATAGAAGTAATGAATGGCTTATCTGGGTTTTTATATGGATTTTCTGCTATCGGAGGAACTGTAAACTATGTTTCTAAAAAGCCCACCATGTTTCCTTTAGCCAGTCTATCGATAGGACAATATGGAGGAGGAGTTAACTATATACATGCTGATTTAGGGGGGCGGGCCGATAAAAGTGGTAAAATGGGTTTTCGTTTTAATGCTTATAAAGAAGGAGGTAGTACATATATAGAAGGTAGTGAACAGTCTAGAACGTTTATGTCTGGTGTATTAGATTATGAAATATTTCCTGGTACTAAGTTAACTGCAGATATTTACCATCATTCATTAGATATGGATGGATTACAAACTTATTTTGCATTGCCATCTTCTATAGAAAGTGTTCCTGCTGCGTTTGATCCAACAAAACAATATGGTCAGTCATGGTCGTTTAATCAGGCTCAAAAAACACTTATTGGAATTTCTATTAATTCTGATATTAATGAAAACTTAAGTATAAGAGCAGCTCACAGGTTTGGCGATATGTGGAGAAGTAATGCATATGTTTCAGCATCTTTGTTAGACATAGCAGGAAATTACGAAGAGACTTATAATACATCACCTACTCAGCTTGAAACAACTCATTCGTCTTATCTATTAGCAGATTTATCGTTTCATACTTTTGGTATTCAGCATCAGATTACATTAGGTTATACTGGTACTTCTTTTTATTATGAAAGAGGAGTGAATGTCTCAGACTCATTAGGTATTTCAAATGTTGCAGAACCTACAGAATATGATGTACCATCTTACCCAGCTGGACTTACTACCTACTTAGAGCAACATATGGATAATTTTCTTATAGGTAATAGAATGACATTTACAAAAAGTTGGTCTTTACTTATAGGTTTAAATTATGCATCAATTTCGCAAGATGCAGGTGGTATAAATACAGGTATTAGTACGAGCAATTTTAATCAACATCAAGTTACACCATCCATTGCATTGACCTTTAAACCTTTAAAAGAAACTTCAATTTATCTTTCTTATATGCAAGGTTTGAGTACTGGAGGAACTGCTCCGACTACAGCAGCAAATGCATTAGATATTCTTTCCCCAGCAGTAAGTGATCAATATGAACTTGGAGTAAAATCTACTTTTAGTAAAATTGATATTACTGCAGCACTATTCGATATAAATAAGGTGAATGAATATGTAGATCCTACTGATAATGTGTATAAGCAAGATGGACGTGAAGTTCATAAAGGGTTTGAATTAACTGTGAATGGCAAATTAATAGAAGGCTTAAATATAGTGGGTGGTTTTACTCTAATGGACGCTAAGATGACACGTACAGCAAATAATCCAGAGATAGAAGGTAAAACCCCTATCAATGTTCCTGAAGAGCAAGTTAGATTATACTTAGAATACGCATTACCTTTTGTCGATCAAATAGTAATAAGCACAGGGGCTAATTATTTTGGGAAAAGACCTATTGATAACTTGAACGAATTGTATTTACCTTCTATAACAACTAATGATTTTGGTTTACGCTATCATCAAAAGATTTTAAAACATAATGCTTCATTTATATTTAATCTTTCTAATTTTTTAAATAAACATTATTGGATTAATTATAGATCTGGCGATGGTTTGCAATTGGGAACACCAAGAGTTTGGTCTTTGAGTATAAAATACAACTTGTAA